One genomic window of Desulfuromonas sp. AOP6 includes the following:
- a CDS encoding YhjD/YihY/BrkB family envelope integrity protein: MTEWKEKLERLVRFAKTGNLEIDEKWVGRQKKFLVNPARVAALVFHDFFADGCLIRASALTYTTLLSLVPLLALMFALLKGLGVQNTLEPIILQNLAVGSEDIVSQVITYINNTHVGRLGMVGLLALLVTVTTLMTNIEKSFNHIWGVQETRPLIRRFSDYFSVLTIGPLLVIAAISITSTLQSETFGAKIEALPYVWQTFLFFLKFVPYVGMWIVFTVLYLFMPNGKVSYTAAIIGGVFGGTLWQLAQWAYVEFQIGMARYNAIYGTMAALPILMVWIYISWLIVLLGLEVTYAWQHLRLVPSDVRAEQVSYACRQHIALVILLLVAKRFYQGKPAWTLEDFALELGLPPRLADSVLSRLVHLGLLSKGGDEREPLVYQPGRSPETLKVADILKALEDEGIRYERMPSSSERQLVRDLENQIKTTEIDALQGVTLQDLVNRLADNDGEKTEKEAAAT, from the coding sequence ATGACAGAATGGAAGGAAAAGCTCGAACGTCTGGTACGTTTTGCCAAGACGGGCAATCTTGAAATTGACGAGAAATGGGTGGGGCGCCAAAAGAAGTTTCTGGTCAACCCGGCCAGAGTCGCCGCCCTGGTGTTTCATGATTTCTTCGCCGATGGCTGTCTCATACGAGCCTCCGCGCTGACTTACACCACTCTCCTTTCCCTGGTGCCGCTGCTGGCCCTCATGTTCGCCCTGCTTAAAGGTCTGGGGGTGCAGAACACCCTTGAGCCGATTATTCTGCAAAATCTGGCCGTCGGTTCCGAAGATATCGTATCCCAGGTTATCACCTACATCAATAATACCCATGTCGGCCGTCTAGGGATGGTCGGCCTTCTAGCGCTGTTGGTTACCGTTACCACCCTGATGACCAACATCGAAAAAAGTTTTAATCATATCTGGGGTGTTCAGGAAACCCGCCCTCTCATCCGCCGGTTCTCTGACTACTTTTCGGTGCTCACTATTGGACCCCTGCTGGTTATTGCCGCCATTTCCATTACGTCTACTCTGCAGAGTGAAACCTTTGGCGCCAAAATAGAAGCCTTGCCTTATGTCTGGCAGACCTTTCTGTTCTTCCTGAAATTTGTCCCCTATGTAGGCATGTGGATTGTTTTTACAGTTCTTTATCTCTTCATGCCTAACGGCAAGGTCAGCTACACGGCGGCTATCATCGGTGGCGTCTTTGGCGGAACCCTCTGGCAACTAGCTCAGTGGGCGTATGTGGAATTTCAGATCGGCATGGCTCGCTACAACGCCATTTATGGGACGATGGCGGCGCTGCCTATCCTCATGGTCTGGATCTATATAAGTTGGCTCATTGTCCTGCTTGGTCTCGAAGTGACCTATGCCTGGCAGCATCTGCGGTTGGTTCCGAGCGATGTGCGGGCAGAACAGGTAAGTTATGCCTGCCGGCAGCATATCGCGCTGGTCATCCTGCTGCTGGTGGCCAAAAGATTTTATCAGGGAAAACCGGCCTGGACGCTGGAAGATTTTGCCCTGGAACTGGGCTTGCCGCCACGCTTGGCGGACAGCGTCCTCAGCCGTCTGGTGCATCTGGGGCTTCTGAGCAAGGGAGGAGACGAGCGGGAACCCCTGGTTTATCAGCCGGGACGTTCGCCTGAAACCCTGAAAGTTGCCGATATCCTTAAAGCCCTTGAAGATGAAGGGATTCGATACGAAAGGATGCCATCTTCGTCCGAGAGGCAGCTTGTGCGCGATTTGGAAAATCAGATTAAAACGACAGAAATAGACGCTCTTCAGGGTGTTACCTTGCAAGACCTGGTGAATCGTCTCGCGGATAATGACGGTGAAAAAACGGAGAAGGAAGCTGCGGCTACTTAA
- a CDS encoding UDP-2,3-diacylglucosamine diphosphatase codes for MEPDPCRPLDFAFHAHYSRPMKDIFLADAHLLNPADSNYQRLLHFLESEGAGIRTLYLLGDIFEFWVGYRSVVFSPYVPLLEALRRLRGQGVEIVYVEGNHDFNLGPYFRNELSCHILPDGGSITIDGIKVYIGHGDLVNQEDKGYRLLRRFLRSRFLTFLMAIVPPDLTWAISRWGSRRSKERRGGKQGHHLPEQALRRHANHLFVEGHQAVITGHFHTPLFDSSAEGTLIALGDWITQYSYAVYEDGAFSLRTF; via the coding sequence ATGGAACCAGATCCTTGCAGGCCGCTTGACTTTGCTTTTCACGCTCACTATAGTCGCCCCATGAAAGATATCTTCCTCGCCGATGCCCACCTGTTAAACCCCGCTGACAGCAACTATCAGCGCCTTCTCCATTTTCTCGAATCGGAGGGAGCGGGGATACGCACCCTCTATCTTCTTGGCGATATCTTTGAGTTCTGGGTTGGCTACCGGAGCGTGGTATTTTCCCCTTATGTACCGCTGCTTGAAGCCTTGCGACGATTGCGCGGCCAGGGGGTGGAAATCGTTTATGTCGAAGGGAATCACGATTTCAACCTCGGTCCCTATTTCAGGAATGAACTCAGCTGTCACATTCTCCCCGACGGCGGTTCCATCACCATTGACGGCATAAAAGTCTATATTGGCCACGGCGACCTGGTCAATCAGGAGGACAAGGGATACCGGCTGCTGAGGCGTTTTCTTCGTAGCCGCTTTCTCACCTTTCTCATGGCCATCGTACCACCCGACCTGACCTGGGCTATCTCACGCTGGGGCAGCCGTCGCAGCAAAGAACGTCGGGGCGGCAAACAAGGCCATCATCTGCCCGAACAGGCGCTGCGCCGCCATGCGAATCACCTATTCGTTGAAGGCCACCAAGCGGTCATCACGGGTCATTTCCACACACCCCTGTTCGATTCTTCCGCCGAGGGCACTCTTATCGCCTTAGGGGACTGGATCACCCAGTACAGCTATGCCGTTTATGAAGATGGCGCCTTTTCCCTGCGTACTTTTTAA
- a CDS encoding ZIP family metal transporter yields the protein MIETFYTLHPVMQAFLATCMTWLVTSLGASAVFFSRQPSRKMLDIMLGFAAGVMIAASYWSLLAPALEMAESQGSVPWVPAAVGFLAGGFFLRLVDKFLPHLHLFLPRSEAEGITTKWRRSTLFVLAVTLHNIPEGLAVGVAFGAVAAGLPSATAPAAMALAIGIAIQNFPEGMAVSVPLRREGVSRFKSFMAGQFSGMVEVFAGVIGAATVMISQPILPYALSFAAGAMIFVVVEEVIPESQSGNHADAATMGVMLGFTVMMILDVALG from the coding sequence ATGATCGAGACATTTTATACTCTTCATCCCGTGATGCAGGCCTTTCTGGCTACGTGCATGACCTGGCTGGTGACATCCCTAGGTGCCAGCGCGGTTTTTTTCAGCCGTCAGCCCAGCCGGAAAATGCTCGATATCATGCTCGGCTTCGCGGCCGGGGTCATGATCGCCGCCAGCTACTGGTCCCTGCTGGCTCCGGCCCTTGAAATGGCGGAAAGTCAGGGGAGCGTGCCCTGGGTTCCTGCCGCAGTGGGTTTTTTGGCCGGGGGCTTTTTTTTGCGTCTGGTCGACAAGTTTCTGCCGCATCTGCACCTCTTTCTGCCAAGAAGCGAGGCTGAAGGGATCACCACCAAGTGGCGACGCAGCACTCTTTTTGTGCTGGCCGTCACCCTGCATAACATTCCGGAAGGACTGGCGGTAGGGGTGGCCTTCGGCGCTGTTGCCGCCGGGCTCCCCTCGGCGACAGCCCCGGCCGCCATGGCGCTTGCCATCGGCATCGCCATTCAGAATTTCCCCGAAGGGATGGCGGTATCAGTCCCCTTGCGGCGAGAAGGGGTTTCCCGTTTTAAAAGTTTTATGGCAGGCCAGTTTTCTGGCATGGTCGAGGTCTTTGCCGGAGTGATCGGCGCCGCCACCGTGATGATTTCCCAGCCTATCCTGCCCTATGCCTTGTCCTTTGCCGCCGGCGCCATGATTTTTGTCGTCGTTGAGGAGGTGATTCCTGAGTCTCAGAGCGGCAATCATGCCGATGCCGCCACTATGGGCGTTATGCTGGGGTTTACCGTGATGATGATTCTTGATGTCGCTCTGGGGTGA
- the sppA gene encoding signal peptide peptidase SppA: MMKKTVLLLGLCLLLTGCITVKGLLAPGAAPLKEHVVLGEGRAKILVVDISGILVMDRLGPDFFSKRDPVLSRMREELDLARKDKNIIGLLLRIDSSGGSVTASDILYHEISRFGRERQLPIVALVLDKALSGGYYVALAADEIIVHPTSVVGGVGVVALKFNLAGLLEKWGIADDSVKSGEYKDFWSPLRASSPEEAALMQGITDRLHQRFIDLVAARRGIKDCTLKQVAKGTLFDAKPAQALRLVDSLGYFDEAVERVSQLAGVEKARVIIYRRPGARAGSIYAASNPVLHTMMRLEGIAEEMTGPSFRYQVAP, encoded by the coding sequence ATGATGAAAAAAACAGTCCTGCTTCTGGGTCTCTGTCTTTTGCTGACAGGCTGTATTACGGTCAAAGGACTGCTGGCTCCAGGTGCGGCGCCCCTCAAAGAGCATGTGGTCCTAGGGGAGGGTCGCGCAAAAATTCTGGTGGTCGATATCAGCGGTATCCTGGTTATGGACCGTCTGGGACCCGACTTTTTTAGCAAGCGTGATCCTGTGTTGTCCCGGATGCGGGAAGAACTGGATCTTGCCCGCAAGGACAAAAACATTATCGGGCTGCTTCTGCGTATCGACAGTTCCGGCGGGTCGGTCACGGCGAGCGATATCCTCTACCACGAAATTTCCCGTTTCGGACGAGAACGACAATTACCTATTGTCGCCCTCGTCCTCGATAAGGCACTTTCGGGTGGCTACTATGTGGCCCTTGCCGCCGATGAAATCATCGTTCATCCCACCTCCGTGGTCGGGGGCGTAGGCGTGGTGGCCCTCAAATTCAACCTGGCCGGGCTGCTGGAAAAGTGGGGAATCGCCGACGATAGCGTCAAGAGTGGCGAATATAAGGACTTCTGGTCACCACTGCGGGCCAGCAGCCCTGAAGAGGCCGCCCTGATGCAGGGGATCACCGACCGTCTGCATCAGAGATTCATCGACCTGGTAGCGGCACGCCGCGGCATCAAGGATTGTACCTTGAAGCAGGTTGCAAAAGGCACCCTGTTCGATGCGAAGCCCGCCCAGGCCCTTCGCCTGGTCGATTCTCTCGGTTATTTCGATGAGGCTGTAGAACGGGTCTCCCAACTGGCGGGCGTGGAAAAGGCCAGGGTCATTATCTACCGCCGTCCCGGCGCCAGGGCCGGCAGTATCTATGCCGCCTCCAACCCCGTGTTGCATACGATGATGCGCCTGGAGGGAATTGCTGAGGAAATGACAGGTCCTTCTTTCCGATACCAGGTGGCCCCGTGA
- a CDS encoding nucleoside recognition domain-containing protein produces MSHATADENIPRISVRIRVGLKGGFQTTFKLLKFVLPLYVAVDLLKGTAVVEIIGSWFAPLMKLFGLPGEAAFAFVAAFLLNLYAAIAIMAPLDLTPWQVTQCGLMMGIAHNLLLEGAVLGSTGARGGVLTACRLLIAMLVGLAMQGLHTLGGW; encoded by the coding sequence GTGAGCCATGCCACCGCAGACGAAAACATCCCCAGGATTTCTGTCCGGATTCGTGTCGGTCTCAAAGGCGGTTTCCAGACGACTTTCAAACTCCTGAAATTTGTTCTACCCCTGTATGTGGCTGTCGACCTGCTCAAGGGCACGGCTGTGGTTGAAATCATCGGCAGCTGGTTCGCCCCGCTGATGAAGCTTTTTGGATTGCCTGGCGAAGCCGCTTTTGCCTTTGTAGCCGCCTTTCTGCTTAACCTCTATGCGGCGATTGCCATCATGGCTCCCTTGGATTTGACCCCCTGGCAGGTTACCCAGTGTGGGTTGATGATGGGGATTGCCCACAATCTGCTGCTCGAAGGGGCTGTTCTTGGCTCCACGGGTGCTCGGGGTGGCGTCCTCACCGCCTGCCGCCTGCTCATTGCCATGCTCGTCGGCCTTGCGATGCAGGGTCTGCACACCCTTGGAGGCTGGTGA
- a CDS encoding nucleoside recognition domain-containing protein yields the protein MEALVPAVLGALKLALKLVIIIVPLVTLFEVLRYMPIFRRAGRAVDPLMRGMGLTRDAAVPLFTGIFLGIAYGAGIIIRVAQEKKLPKRELFLMGLFLATCHAVVEDTLIFVVIGGDAWIMLGVRVLIAVALTALLARLWKLRND from the coding sequence ATGGAAGCTCTTGTCCCGGCCGTGCTGGGTGCCCTGAAACTGGCCCTTAAATTGGTCATCATTATCGTTCCCCTGGTGACGCTCTTTGAGGTGCTCCGCTATATGCCCATCTTTCGCCGCGCGGGACGTGCCGTGGATCCTCTTATGCGCGGCATGGGGTTGACGAGGGATGCCGCCGTTCCCCTTTTTACCGGCATTTTCCTCGGTATTGCCTACGGCGCCGGCATCATCATCCGGGTGGCGCAGGAAAAGAAACTGCCCAAGCGGGAGCTCTTTCTGATGGGACTGTTTCTCGCCACCTGCCACGCGGTCGTGGAAGATACGCTCATTTTTGTGGTTATAGGCGGCGATGCCTGGATCATGCTCGGGGTCAGGGTATTGATTGCCGTTGCCCTGACCGCTCTGCTGGCGAGGCTGTGGAAACTGCGAAACGACTGA
- a CDS encoding DUF3187 family protein: MKKNDEMTCLRPFIHRVLLSASILTVLGSAGVATASDNGGSGIFNLRSQSPMQSLRMVTPFQPAGTIRPGWQLLLTATLSNVWAQESSYAMDYEMADVQAIIGYGFSQRLELAAGYDNRAYYGGVLDGFIQGFHDLFGIDQNGRDEVPKGQSRVVRTDIASEESDADVFNNSGLSLMLKYDAFAGSRWLPAINMSGSVRYGLDNGKAFKNNHPVDYGFSLGFGKRFSERWYTHLIFSYTIFDLTVAGDFNGFTPIRMENQQAGGLLSFGYEYSPRWTFLGQYMVQEAAIKDISGLDEPSHEIHFGVKYSAPRRGTFEFAIIQNIVSMDNSPDFGIHLGWTYPF, from the coding sequence TTGAAAAAGAACGATGAGATGACCTGTCTGCGCCCGTTCATTCATCGAGTTTTATTAAGCGCTTCGATACTCACTGTCTTGGGCTCTGCAGGTGTTGCCACGGCCAGCGACAACGGCGGCAGTGGCATCTTCAATCTACGCTCCCAGTCTCCCATGCAGAGCCTGCGCATGGTAACCCCCTTCCAGCCGGCGGGCACCATCAGGCCAGGCTGGCAGCTTTTATTGACGGCAACTCTCTCCAATGTCTGGGCCCAGGAGAGCTCCTATGCCATGGATTACGAAATGGCCGATGTCCAGGCCATTATTGGCTACGGTTTCAGTCAACGTCTCGAACTGGCTGCCGGCTATGATAATCGCGCCTATTATGGTGGGGTTCTCGATGGCTTTATCCAGGGCTTTCACGATCTCTTCGGCATTGATCAGAATGGGCGCGACGAGGTGCCCAAGGGGCAGAGCCGGGTCGTTCGCACGGATATCGCGTCCGAAGAATCAGACGCCGACGTCTTCAATAACAGCGGCCTTAGTCTCATGCTTAAATATGACGCCTTTGCCGGAAGCCGCTGGCTTCCAGCTATCAACATGTCAGGCTCTGTCCGTTATGGCCTCGATAACGGTAAGGCGTTCAAGAATAACCATCCCGTGGATTACGGGTTTTCGCTCGGTTTCGGTAAACGTTTCAGCGAACGTTGGTATACCCACCTGATATTTTCCTATACGATCTTCGATCTCACCGTGGCAGGAGACTTTAATGGGTTCACTCCTATCCGCATGGAAAATCAGCAGGCCGGTGGGTTGCTCTCTTTTGGCTACGAATATTCACCACGATGGACCTTTCTGGGCCAGTATATGGTGCAGGAGGCAGCCATCAAGGACATCAGCGGTCTTGACGAACCGAGCCACGAGATACACTTCGGGGTCAAATACAGCGCTCCACGGCGGGGGACTTTCGAATTCGCCATCATCCAGAATATCGTCAGTATGGATAACAGTCCCGATTTCGGAATTCATCTCGGCTGGACCTACCCGTTCTAG
- a CDS encoding 3'-5' exonuclease: MSAKGKDFSVVVLDFETTGMAPDRGDRAIEVGAVRIDSGRIVDRFQSLMHPGMRVSPFIEDYTGITNAMLRDAPSPVEVMRDFHRFLGDCPLIAHNASFDRRFLEAEFRRAGLPLPSEYACSLLVARRIYPEAPNHKLATLVHYRTLPVGNFHRALADAEMTAHLWLRMMEDIRNRCGLRMVPFSLMQELGKVKIKRVSEFLESAAGDADSDHKNAPGLIFTKTLRTGESPC, from the coding sequence ATGAGCGCCAAAGGGAAAGATTTTTCCGTCGTGGTACTCGATTTTGAAACGACTGGCATGGCCCCGGATCGTGGAGATCGGGCCATTGAAGTCGGCGCCGTACGGATTGATTCCGGTCGTATCGTAGACCGTTTTCAAAGTCTCATGCATCCCGGTATGCGGGTCAGTCCCTTTATTGAAGATTACACCGGGATCACCAACGCCATGCTCAGGGATGCTCCTTCTCCCGTTGAGGTGATGCGGGATTTTCACCGTTTTTTGGGGGACTGTCCGCTGATCGCCCATAATGCGTCTTTCGACCGGCGCTTTCTGGAAGCCGAGTTCAGACGGGCCGGACTGCCTTTACCATCCGAATACGCCTGCTCCCTGCTGGTGGCTCGGCGGATTTACCCCGAGGCCCCCAACCACAAACTGGCCACTCTGGTTCATTACCGGACTTTGCCCGTCGGTAATTTTCATCGTGCCCTGGCCGATGCCGAAATGACCGCGCATCTCTGGCTAAGGATGATGGAAGATATCCGCAACCGTTGCGGTCTCAGGATGGTTCCTTTTTCCCTTATGCAGGAATTGGGAAAGGTCAAAATCAAAAGAGTGTCTGAATTTTTGGAGTCGGCCGCAGGCGACGCTGACTCTGATCACAAAAACGCGCCGGGGCTCATCTTTACCAAGACCCTGCGAACAGGAGAATCACCATGTTGA
- a CDS encoding DUF2148 domain-containing protein encodes MLMMNRETEEKGILQAAQMICIAARTAPKGRGKDLLVSAILAGEDKTALQRKMVEIAERDSVSFFARDAGNLEQSPVLVLLGTRKEAMGLPHCGFCGFADCATMVKAGGTCSFNSGDLGIAVGSAVSRAADMRIDNRIMYSAGKAAVEMKLLGPEVAIAYGIPLSVSGKSPFFDRK; translated from the coding sequence ATGTTGATGATGAACAGAGAAACGGAAGAAAAGGGGATTCTGCAGGCGGCGCAGATGATCTGCATCGCCGCCAGGACGGCACCCAAGGGAAGGGGCAAGGATCTACTGGTATCGGCTATTCTTGCGGGCGAGGACAAGACGGCCTTGCAACGAAAGATGGTCGAAATTGCCGAGCGCGATTCCGTGTCTTTTTTTGCCCGTGATGCCGGCAATCTTGAACAGTCTCCTGTGCTGGTGCTGTTGGGCACCCGCAAGGAGGCCATGGGATTGCCGCATTGCGGTTTCTGTGGTTTTGCCGACTGCGCCACCATGGTCAAGGCGGGCGGAACCTGCTCTTTCAACAGCGGGGACCTCGGTATTGCCGTCGGGTCTGCCGTAAGCCGGGCAGCCGATATGCGCATTGACAACCGCATCATGTATTCGGCCGGCAAGGCGGCGGTCGAGATGAAGCTTCTGGGCCCCGAAGTTGCCATCGCTTACGGCATTCCCCTGTCTGTTTCCGGCAAGAGCCCTTTCTTTGACCGCAAGTAA
- a CDS encoding NUDIX domain-containing protein — translation MTEKKSEIFDIVDENDQVIGQAPRSCCHGDPSLIHRVAHVLVFNPAGSLLLQKRARTKDIQPGKWDTSVGGHLDPGESYREAALREMKEELGITGIPLTYLYSSKIRNDIESENVATYLTCYDGELTFPLEEIEEVRFWSGAEIDAVLGRGQFTPNFEEEWTLFKDWWRRLPIASDRPVAFCAGDSFPDLLKDLINN, via the coding sequence GTGACTGAAAAAAAGAGCGAAATATTCGATATTGTGGACGAGAACGATCAGGTGATCGGTCAGGCGCCGCGTTCATGTTGTCACGGCGACCCGAGCCTCATCCACCGGGTGGCCCATGTGCTGGTGTTCAACCCTGCCGGCAGCCTGCTGCTCCAGAAAAGGGCGCGAACCAAGGATATTCAGCCAGGTAAATGGGATACCAGTGTCGGCGGTCATCTCGATCCCGGTGAGAGTTATCGAGAGGCTGCTCTACGCGAAATGAAAGAGGAACTTGGGATCACGGGTATCCCTCTGACGTATCTCTATTCTTCCAAGATCCGCAATGACATCGAATCGGAGAATGTGGCTACCTATCTGACCTGCTATGATGGCGAACTGACGTTTCCCTTGGAAGAAATCGAGGAGGTGCGTTTCTGGTCAGGTGCTGAAATTGACGCTGTCCTGGGGAGGGGGCAATTCACCCCCAATTTCGAGGAGGAATGGACCTTGTTCAAGGACTGGTGGCGACGTTTACCCATCGCCTCGGATCGTCCTGTCGCTTTTTGCGCCGGTGACAGTTTCCCGGATCTTCTGAAGGATTTGATCAATAATTAA
- a CDS encoding P-II family nitrogen regulator, with product MRKVEAIIKPFKLDEVKEALNEIGIQGITVSEVKGFGRQKGHTELYRGAEYVVDFIPKIKMEIIVKDDMVAQVVDVIAEAARTGRIGDGKIFVTPVDEVVRIRTGERGDEAL from the coding sequence ATGAGGAAAGTTGAGGCGATTATCAAGCCTTTTAAACTCGATGAAGTAAAAGAAGCGCTCAATGAAATCGGTATTCAGGGGATTACGGTCAGCGAGGTCAAAGGCTTCGGCCGTCAGAAGGGCCATACGGAGTTGTACCGTGGCGCCGAGTATGTTGTCGATTTTATTCCCAAGATCAAGATGGAGATCATTGTGAAGGATGACATGGTGGCCCAGGTGGTGGATGTCATCGCGGAGGCGGCCAGAACCGGTCGCATTGGCGACGGCAAGATTTTTGTCACGCCCGTTGATGAGGTCGTCCGCATTCGTACCGGAGAGCGTGGTGACGAGGCACTCTAG
- the glnA gene encoding type I glutamate--ammonia ligase, translated as MTPREVVAFATENKVEMVDYKFLDFVGIWQHFTTPISEFGEEVFEEGLGFDGSSIRGWQPIHNSDMTLIPDPTTAKIDPFPEIATLSIICNIYDPITKEGYTRDPRFIARKAEAYLKSTGIADTAYFGPEPEFFVFDDVRFSSSANQAFYCVDSIEGAWNTGREEYPNLGYKPAHKGGYFPVAPTDSLIDVRNEMVQVLQSVGMRIEASHHEVASGGQCEIDMRFDSLLHMGDTLQWFKYIIKNVAYRNGKTVTFMPKPIFGDNGSGMHCHQSLWKDGVNLFAGDGYGGLSKIAMYYLGGIMKHAKALCAFTNPSTNSYKRLVPGYEAPVNLAYSNRNRSASLRIPVTSNPKSKRIEYRTPDPSCNGYLAFSAMLMAGLDGIENKIDPGDPLDKDIYGLSPEELKDIPNVAGTLEEALRYLKEDHAFLLKGDVFTEDVIEKWIEYKTEAEVNAVRMRPVPLEFALYYDC; from the coding sequence ATGACACCAAGAGAAGTTGTCGCGTTTGCGACAGAGAACAAAGTCGAAATGGTTGATTACAAGTTCCTCGATTTCGTAGGGATCTGGCAACACTTCACGACCCCGATCAGTGAGTTCGGTGAGGAGGTTTTCGAGGAAGGTCTTGGTTTTGATGGGTCTTCGATCCGCGGATGGCAGCCGATTCATAACAGTGACATGACGCTCATTCCCGATCCGACCACGGCTAAAATCGACCCGTTTCCTGAAATTGCGACGCTCAGCATCATCTGCAATATCTATGATCCCATCACCAAGGAAGGCTACACCCGCGATCCCCGTTTCATCGCCCGCAAGGCGGAAGCCTACCTGAAGTCGACGGGGATTGCCGACACGGCCTATTTCGGTCCCGAGCCTGAGTTTTTCGTTTTTGACGACGTGCGTTTCTCTTCCAGCGCCAACCAGGCCTTCTACTGCGTTGATTCCATAGAAGGTGCCTGGAACACCGGTCGCGAGGAATACCCTAACCTTGGCTATAAACCGGCTCACAAGGGCGGGTATTTCCCGGTTGCGCCCACCGATTCTCTCATTGACGTGCGTAACGAGATGGTACAGGTACTGCAGAGCGTCGGCATGCGTATCGAGGCCTCACATCATGAGGTCGCTTCCGGTGGTCAGTGCGAAATCGACATGCGTTTCGATTCCCTGCTACACATGGGCGATACCCTGCAATGGTTCAAGTACATCATTAAAAACGTGGCCTACCGCAACGGCAAAACCGTTACCTTCATGCCCAAGCCCATTTTTGGCGATAACGGTTCGGGGATGCACTGCCATCAGTCTTTGTGGAAGGATGGCGTCAACCTCTTTGCCGGCGACGGTTACGGTGGCCTCTCCAAAATAGCCATGTACTACCTCGGTGGCATCATGAAGCACGCCAAGGCTTTGTGTGCTTTCACCAATCCCAGCACCAACTCCTACAAGCGTCTGGTCCCCGGCTACGAAGCGCCGGTCAACCTGGCTTATTCCAATCGCAACCGCTCGGCTTCCCTGCGGATTCCTGTTACCAGCAATCCCAAGTCGAAGCGCATCGAATACCGTACCCCCGATCCGTCCTGCAACGGCTACCTGGCCTTTTCGGCCATGCTCATGGCCGGTCTTGACGGCATCGAAAATAAAATCGATCCGGGCGATCCCCTCGACAAGGACATCTACGGTCTGTCTCCTGAAGAACTCAAGGATATCCCCAATGTCGCCGGCACCCTTGAGGAAGCACTGCGCTATCTGAAAGAGGATCACGCCTTTCTGCTCAAAGGGGATGTCTTCACGGAAGATGTCATCGAAAAGTGGATCGAGTATAAAACCGAGGCGGAGGTCAACGCTGTTCGCATGCGTCCCGTGCCCCTGGAATTTGCCCTCTACTACGACTGCTGA